A stretch of the Lolium perenne isolate Kyuss_39 chromosome 3, Kyuss_2.0, whole genome shotgun sequence genome encodes the following:
- the LOC127339269 gene encoding F-box/kelch-repeat protein At3g23880-like, whose protein sequence is MATPALSTLPEEMEEEVLLRLPVKSILRFSTVCRRWAALRSSQEFCAARTKLAESKTTEPAAQLLFLPMPARWDAPRTTEVRSGDGRALLTLDGVPGCNAVMATAPCHGLTLLHDQGSGCCHVFNAATRAATMLRTPCTLYGPSSAGLGFDARTKEHKVVRLFFSGERIKCEVHTLGRGPDSRWRPPISCADTDGVVVP, encoded by the coding sequence ATGGCGACCCCCGCGTTGTCTACGCTGCcggaagagatggaggaggaggtGCTCCTGCGCCTGCCCGTGAAATCCATCCTCCGCTTCAGCACCGTGTGCCGCCGCTGGGCGGCGCTGCGATCCTCCCAGGAGTTCTGCGCGGCGAGGACGAAGCTTGCCGAGTCGAAGACGACGGAGCCAGCAGCACAGCTGCTGTTCCTACCCATGCCAGCGAGGTGGGACGCTCCGAGAACCACCGAGGTGCGCTCCGGCGACGGCAGGGCGCTGCTCACCCTCGATGGCGTGCCAGGCTGCAACGCCGTCATGGCAACCGCGCCGTGCCATGGCCTAACCCTGCTGCACGACCAAGGCTCAGGATGCTGCCACGTATTCAACGCTGCCACGCGAGCGGCCACCATGCTGCGGACGCCTTGCACGCTGTACGGTCCGTCGAGCGCCGGCCTCGGGTTCGACGCCAGGACCAAGGAGCACAAGGTGGTGCGGCTGTTTTTCTCCGGGGAGAGGATCAAGTGCGAGGTGCACACCCTCGGCAGGGGACCAGACAGCCGCTGGAGGCCGCCCATCTCCTGCGCCGACACTGACGGCGTGGTGGTTCCATGA